In one window of Leptospira sp. WS92.C1 DNA:
- a CDS encoding chemotaxis protein CheX: protein MQIRAELVNPFLEAATIVFRDVLKTDLIRGKIGIKDSPETNLELSIVIGVIGTFNGEVVYGLNYDTAYKIAGVLMPGMSEQDIKNEYKDILGEIANMTTGNAMNIFATSGQSIEITAPNIIDSKNETLKIPKKPALGIGLFSRFGKLDVNVSLS, encoded by the coding sequence ATGCAAATCCGGGCTGAACTGGTAAATCCCTTTCTCGAAGCGGCAACGATCGTTTTTAGGGACGTCCTAAAAACGGACCTGATCCGTGGAAAAATTGGAATCAAGGATAGCCCTGAAACCAACCTTGAACTTTCCATCGTGATCGGTGTCATCGGGACCTTTAACGGAGAGGTGGTGTATGGACTCAATTATGATACTGCCTACAAGATTGCGGGGGTTCTGATGCCCGGAATGAGCGAACAGGATATCAAAAACGAGTATAAGGATATCCTGGGAGAAATCGCAAATATGACGACGGGAAATGCGATGAACATTTTTGCAACATCCGGTCAATCCATCGAAATCACAGCACCGAATATCATCGATTCTAAAAATGAAACTTTGAAAATTCCTAAAAAACCCGCGCTTGGAATCGGGCTCTTTTCTAGGTTCGGAAAATTGGACGTAAACGTCTCTCTCTCCTAA
- a CDS encoding STAS domain-containing protein, producing MSKFNIEGKSGKVLIDTSVIDGYDKIFDQVSQKASTGALSEVEFHVESVKKITSSGIAKLLTLKNMMDNYGVKMRIKNLNANLLEVLKKFKVDGKLNL from the coding sequence ATGTCAAAATTCAATATAGAAGGCAAATCCGGAAAGGTACTGATCGATACTTCGGTAATCGACGGTTATGATAAAATTTTTGATCAGGTATCGCAAAAAGCCTCGACGGGGGCGTTGAGCGAAGTGGAGTTCCATGTGGAATCGGTCAAAAAAATCACTTCCAGCGGAATCGCAAAACTACTCACCTTGAAAAACATGATGGATAATTACGGAGTCAAGATGAGGATCAAAAATCTAAATGCGAATCTACTGGAAGTTTTAAAGAAATTTAAAGTGGATGGAAAGTTAAATCTCTAA
- a CDS encoding Gldg family protein, which translates to MISEFRGFFLRLNGNPWFLISQVFLTFVFTNGIFGHFACRKDLSASGRFEISESTKRIFKNLNSPLFIDAYYSSKVPGEYKVRLDLAKELLNEMTFLGGSKITIRFHDPDTSEEDRKKAIEAGIEPQILEKTERGSAQVKQVFMGITLSIGVKKETLPVVFYAEQIEYLVLSTLRKMIRRPGEAGIGLIQVKGSFSAAPPGPQSGKDTIGIFANQVLKKEYGFVPEIHLDTESIPRELHTLLWIGSGSLSEKATYELDQFLMRGGNLILLAKSMDFRLESPSREEAAGIEGLKAGIAKPSAQIDDWNHIFEFYGFEINTDLVLDLNHSLSIGPLMEVEPGVIGRFPYPAWILAGKQDEMLNEENPYTGPAKSLLLPWVSSITLNSNRQPNVKMRPILQSSLEAEVRRDIVALGEKQIFATPIAGGNQRLTLGALLEGRFQSRFPKKPIDSDSSIFHLSETPKDKTSRILVFGSPYLVSDLLAYPQYMDIYQESNIPFLLNILDTVSGDTDLIQVRSKKSAILGLKPYGNIERIFLSFLNLFGIPLFFSLYIFLKIRARNSLVK; encoded by the coding sequence ATGATCTCCGAATTTCGCGGATTCTTTTTACGTTTGAATGGAAATCCGTGGTTTTTGATCTCTCAGGTATTTTTAACTTTTGTATTTACAAACGGAATTTTTGGACATTTTGCGTGCAGAAAAGATCTCTCTGCTTCAGGACGTTTTGAAATTTCGGAAAGTACAAAAAGAATATTCAAAAATTTGAATTCTCCTTTGTTTATAGACGCGTATTATTCCTCCAAGGTTCCGGGGGAATACAAGGTCCGTCTGGATCTTGCAAAAGAATTGTTAAACGAAATGACTTTTTTGGGCGGCTCAAAAATCACGATTCGGTTTCACGATCCGGATACTTCCGAAGAAGATCGCAAAAAAGCGATCGAGGCCGGGATCGAACCTCAGATTTTGGAAAAGACCGAAAGAGGGTCCGCTCAGGTCAAACAGGTGTTTATGGGAATTACACTTTCGATCGGTGTTAAAAAAGAAACTCTTCCTGTCGTTTTTTACGCGGAACAGATCGAATATCTGGTCCTCAGCACTCTTCGAAAGATGATCCGTAGACCGGGCGAAGCCGGAATCGGACTGATCCAAGTAAAAGGAAGTTTTTCCGCCGCTCCACCAGGACCACAAAGCGGAAAAGACACGATCGGAATTTTCGCAAATCAGGTTTTGAAAAAAGAATACGGATTTGTACCAGAAATTCATCTCGATACAGAATCCATTCCCAGAGAACTGCATACCCTACTCTGGATCGGCTCCGGAAGTCTGAGTGAAAAAGCGACTTACGAGCTGGATCAATTTTTAATGAGAGGTGGAAATTTGATTCTTCTCGCCAAGTCGATGGACTTTCGATTGGAATCTCCCTCAAGAGAAGAGGCAGCAGGAATCGAGGGTTTGAAAGCGGGAATCGCCAAACCTTCGGCTCAGATCGACGACTGGAATCACATTTTTGAATTCTACGGATTTGAGATTAACACCGATCTTGTCTTGGATCTAAATCATTCTCTATCGATCGGTCCTTTGATGGAGGTGGAACCGGGGGTGATCGGAAGATTTCCGTATCCGGCTTGGATTCTCGCGGGCAAACAAGACGAAATGTTGAACGAAGAGAATCCTTATACCGGTCCGGCGAAAAGTTTGCTTTTACCTTGGGTATCGAGCATAACGTTAAATTCAAACAGACAACCGAACGTAAAGATGAGACCGATCCTTCAATCCTCTTTGGAAGCGGAAGTTCGTAGGGATATCGTGGCCCTTGGTGAAAAGCAAATCTTTGCGACCCCTATCGCCGGAGGCAATCAAAGATTGACCTTAGGCGCACTCCTGGAAGGAAGGTTTCAATCCAGGTTTCCCAAAAAACCGATCGATTCCGATTCTTCGATTTTTCATCTTTCCGAAACTCCTAAAGACAAAACCTCTCGGATCTTGGTTTTTGGCTCTCCGTATCTCGTTTCCGATCTATTAGCGTATCCTCAATATATGGATATCTATCAAGAATCGAATATTCCGTTTTTATTAAATATTTTAGACACTGTGTCCGGCGATACAGATCTGATTCAGGTTCGAAGTAAAAAATCCGCAATTCTTGGATTGAAACCCTACGGAAATATCGAACGAATCTTTTTGAGTTTTCTAAATTTATTCGGAATCCCCTTATTCTTTAGTTTGTATATCTTTTTAAAAATCCGCGCGAGAAACTCCTTAGTAAAATGA
- the map gene encoding type I methionyl aminopeptidase, with translation MRAAGRLAAKLLDYVSAYVKPGVSTLQLNDLCEEFTKKHGARSAPLGYKGFPKSVCTSINQVVCHGIPKTTDVLKDGDIINVDVTPLLDGYHGDSSRTFIVGGKTSPEVENLVKDTERAMYIGIEQVRPGNRVHDIANAIDDFLTPKGYGIVRDLMGHGIGRGFHEDPQIPHFRQNRKLAKLEPGMIFTVEPMVNLGTWQVNFSKEDHWTVTTKDGKWSAQFEHTILVTEKGYEILTVSD, from the coding sequence ATGAGAGCGGCTGGGAGACTGGCCGCTAAGCTTTTGGATTATGTTTCTGCGTACGTAAAGCCGGGTGTTTCTACACTTCAGCTCAACGATCTCTGCGAAGAATTTACGAAAAAGCATGGAGCTAGGTCCGCTCCGCTCGGTTACAAGGGATTTCCAAAATCCGTTTGTACTTCTATAAACCAAGTTGTCTGTCATGGAATTCCAAAGACGACTGACGTTTTAAAAGACGGAGATATCATCAATGTGGATGTGACACCATTGCTGGACGGATATCATGGAGATTCTTCGCGAACATTTATTGTGGGTGGAAAGACAAGTCCGGAAGTGGAAAACCTCGTTAAAGATACGGAAAGGGCCATGTACATCGGTATTGAACAGGTCCGTCCGGGAAATCGCGTTCATGATATCGCAAACGCAATCGACGATTTTTTAACCCCGAAAGGATACGGCATCGTGCGGGATCTGATGGGGCATGGAATCGGTCGCGGATTTCATGAAGATCCTCAAATTCCTCACTTTCGTCAAAATCGAAAACTGGCAAAATTAGAACCGGGGATGATTTTTACCGTGGAACCAATGGTAAACTTAGGAACCTGGCAGGTAAATTTTTCCAAAGAAGATCATTGGACCGTGACAACAAAAGACGGCAAGTGGTCCGCGCAGTTCGAACACACGATATTAGTCACCGAAAAAGGCTATGAAATTTTAACCGTATCGGATTAA
- a CDS encoding class I SAM-dependent methyltransferase: protein MLKKKPYSGFSSVYDAVMQDVRYSHWAKFILASYKVHSQKKLPRKVLDLGCGTCKLWKEFPESVEFTGIDSSLEMLEIARKKSIQGELIHSNLLNFNLYPQKFDLILSTHDTLNYLQNAEELKQTFQRTRAHLEVNGLFFFDLSSLFNFKAHFDGQTFYENTGDYKIRWENRFLEEFNSLESVLIFSHKVTKEEFYEVHRHRYFPQKTIHSLLKETGLELLEEGSDYKNWNLKENASFVNYLCRGSEINLRTP, encoded by the coding sequence ATGCTTAAAAAAAAGCCTTATTCCGGCTTTTCGTCGGTTTATGACGCAGTCATGCAGGACGTCCGCTACTCTCACTGGGCGAAGTTTATCTTAGCTTCTTACAAGGTGCATTCGCAAAAAAAACTTCCGAGAAAAGTTTTAGACCTGGGCTGCGGAACCTGTAAACTTTGGAAAGAATTTCCGGAATCTGTGGAATTTACCGGAATCGACTCCAGCTTGGAAATGCTCGAAATCGCGAGAAAAAAATCGATTCAGGGTGAATTGATCCATTCCAATTTACTAAACTTTAACCTTTATCCTCAAAAATTCGACCTGATTCTTTCCACACATGATACTCTGAATTATCTTCAAAATGCGGAGGAATTAAAACAGACGTTTCAAAGAACCCGAGCCCACCTGGAAGTGAACGGACTTTTCTTTTTCGATCTTAGCAGTCTTTTTAATTTTAAAGCTCATTTTGACGGACAGACCTTTTACGAAAACACGGGAGATTACAAAATACGATGGGAAAACCGATTTTTAGAAGAATTCAATTCTTTGGAATCGGTTCTTATATTCTCTCATAAAGTCACAAAAGAGGAATTTTACGAGGTTCACAGACACAGATATTTTCCGCAAAAAACGATTCATTCCCTTTTGAAAGAAACAGGACTTGAACTTTTAGAGGAAGGATCCGATTATAAAAACTGGAACTTGAAAGAAAACGCATCGTTTGTAAATTATCTGTGTCGCGGTTCGGAAATTAATTTACGAACCCCTTGA
- a CDS encoding chromosome segregation protein SMC, with protein MGIELLLPFIASVGITILLRRLDKSNYKLSQIKRFTGKIQDELNDIALEKIQSVKDAGIDLEISLKQTRKLANDVHGLNEESRQLLDAIKTNRDFLDAVARDLKEVVQLSADIREESNAIQQGLLRMESGKKEIQLLDQKIHDLRSEAEAILEVFSDKVNLRSDELLQSLASKIVELEELLEIKNDKIDQGLNSIAVNYRESLESHSSSLMRESVGRVEQLRSEVTSLFEIIRNKEEDLDLRSEKLQTVFLTVSDKLERLDSRVEEKAEAADRKLEDMARLSEKSVQDKLDRILEQVTHSKEAFINGVKLEVDSIRREIEGMSLETMTRRDEILNETRRQAESINESIQFFQEKYLEAENKLLRQADARKSELLRQIDNFEEEFNRISSNLRSESDSLKKDISMGLKEFHSALDSAREEARDKTISGMENLKADFNQELAKLHGERSALIQQDLEAVRQSIITLDKQISTRIKDVDSYLGDLQSAMESSAGDLLSQVEEKIDLLSGTVDEEVRKIDQRFENLGRYWEEELGNIRLNTQDSISHLQEKLGGIHVDGKQLLEEFKNEYNIQKDRIEEFVSRYKTNFQKEGDSVQDRLGESLRSLKEEGTDILQTLREEFSGTIDKMEQIVKKNEKVLEIHAEKVRNSAEIHLENAGRDAERVLDKLRDSAEDFFEKQEEKISRLNGTIDAKISKQLTSLMDKGQLQLGQLEERISKYILDVKKNLEESLKTSRKDSDDQMKGFQKQLQNQLREMESASEEFLRSGKEEFKGSMEEYRTLQLDLKRDLEEIREAKKNLVNEIQEEAENLRSSVEEITDKMEELAEKAELFHKASEVVDRTDSYIQTMEELLSRVDEKTPLLNELGEKLDELQELKNSLVHETDDLKVRMDSLSEIKDSSDELRKEFEELQKRSSDWEDTFTRLLEAGEKALEMEETFGDLSSRLETLESVREEVKGLFSETDAHKEAAKGLTNKLYSLQSDVEILEAREKEIAETVRKTDDRIESLFRKKEEIRSVEAKFEKIEDLMVDLSERHKQISTLQHRMEDLKTGALVVKEDLEGLLGEADDKFEKLSGFLDAVGAVTEGSPKSKDNSKDHLIQRKKATVLNLYHNFQWPAETIAEKLNLETGLVNTILQSESAKKK; from the coding sequence ATGGGAATAGAATTACTCCTGCCGTTTATAGCCAGTGTGGGAATTACAATCCTGCTTAGAAGGCTGGATAAATCCAACTATAAACTCAGCCAAATCAAACGTTTTACCGGAAAAATTCAAGACGAATTGAACGATATCGCTCTTGAAAAAATTCAATCCGTAAAAGACGCGGGAATCGATTTAGAAATCAGTCTCAAACAAACCCGCAAACTTGCAAACGACGTACACGGTCTCAATGAAGAATCTAGACAACTTTTAGATGCCATCAAAACCAATCGCGACTTTTTGGATGCCGTCGCAAGAGATCTCAAAGAAGTAGTTCAATTATCCGCCGATATCCGCGAAGAATCCAACGCGATTCAACAAGGGCTTTTGCGTATGGAGTCCGGCAAAAAAGAAATCCAACTCTTGGATCAGAAAATTCATGACCTAAGATCCGAAGCGGAAGCAATCCTTGAAGTTTTTTCGGACAAGGTCAATCTTCGGTCGGACGAACTCTTACAATCCCTCGCTTCCAAGATCGTCGAATTGGAAGAATTGCTGGAAATCAAAAACGATAAGATCGATCAGGGACTCAACTCAATCGCCGTCAATTACAGAGAAAGTTTGGAATCACATTCCAGTTCTCTAATGAGGGAATCCGTGGGAAGAGTGGAACAGCTTCGTTCCGAAGTGACATCTCTTTTTGAAATCATCCGTAATAAAGAAGAAGATTTGGATCTCAGATCCGAAAAATTGCAGACCGTATTTTTAACAGTAAGCGATAAACTCGAACGTTTGGATTCCAGAGTGGAAGAAAAGGCGGAAGCCGCGGACCGCAAACTGGAGGACATGGCGAGACTTTCCGAAAAATCCGTACAGGATAAATTGGATCGGATTTTGGAACAGGTCACTCATTCCAAAGAAGCGTTTATCAACGGAGTCAAACTTGAAGTGGATTCCATCCGGAGAGAAATCGAAGGAATGAGTCTGGAAACGATGACACGCAGAGACGAGATTCTCAATGAGACGAGACGTCAGGCGGAATCGATCAACGAATCCATCCAGTTTTTTCAGGAAAAATATCTGGAAGCAGAAAACAAATTACTCCGTCAAGCGGACGCGAGAAAATCCGAACTCCTTCGTCAGATCGATAATTTTGAAGAGGAATTCAACCGGATCAGCAGCAATCTTAGAAGCGAATCGGACAGTTTGAAAAAAGATATTTCTATGGGTCTGAAGGAATTTCACTCCGCCCTAGATTCTGCAAGAGAAGAGGCCCGAGACAAGACGATCTCCGGGATGGAAAACCTCAAAGCGGATTTTAATCAGGAACTCGCAAAACTTCACGGCGAACGTTCCGCTTTGATTCAACAAGATCTCGAAGCTGTAAGACAATCCATAATCACACTGGATAAACAAATTTCCACGCGGATCAAAGACGTGGATTCGTATCTCGGAGATCTGCAATCCGCGATGGAATCCAGCGCCGGAGATCTTCTTTCTCAAGTGGAAGAAAAAATCGATCTTCTTTCCGGAACCGTGGACGAGGAAGTTCGTAAAATCGATCAGAGATTTGAAAACCTCGGTCGTTATTGGGAAGAGGAACTTGGGAACATTCGACTCAATACCCAGGATTCGATCAGTCATCTTCAGGAAAAACTCGGCGGAATTCACGTCGACGGAAAACAACTTTTGGAAGAATTCAAAAACGAATACAACATTCAAAAAGATAGAATCGAAGAGTTTGTATCCCGTTATAAAACCAATTTTCAGAAAGAAGGCGATTCCGTTCAGGATCGTTTGGGAGAATCTCTCCGCAGCTTAAAAGAAGAAGGCACCGATATTCTTCAAACTCTTCGGGAAGAATTTTCCGGAACCATCGACAAGATGGAACAGATTGTCAAAAAGAACGAAAAGGTTCTCGAAATCCACGCGGAAAAGGTCCGCAACAGCGCTGAGATTCATCTCGAAAACGCCGGAAGAGACGCGGAGCGGGTGCTGGATAAACTCAGAGATTCCGCGGAAGACTTCTTTGAAAAACAGGAAGAAAAGATCAGCCGTTTAAACGGAACGATCGACGCAAAAATATCCAAACAACTGACTTCTTTGATGGACAAGGGACAGCTCCAACTCGGACAACTCGAGGAAAGAATCAGCAAATACATTCTCGATGTGAAAAAGAATTTGGAAGAATCTCTAAAGACTTCCCGCAAGGATAGCGACGATCAGATGAAAGGATTTCAGAAACAGTTGCAAAACCAGCTGCGTGAAATGGAATCCGCTTCCGAAGAATTCTTACGATCCGGCAAAGAGGAGTTTAAAGGTTCGATGGAAGAATATCGGACTCTTCAGTTGGATCTGAAACGCGACCTGGAAGAAATCCGCGAGGCTAAGAAAAACTTGGTCAACGAAATCCAAGAAGAAGCGGAAAATCTGCGTTCCTCCGTGGAAGAGATCACGGATAAAATGGAAGAACTTGCAGAAAAAGCCGAGCTATTTCACAAGGCAAGCGAAGTCGTCGATAGAACCGATTCTTATATTCAAACCATGGAAGAATTGTTATCCAGAGTGGACGAGAAAACTCCGTTGTTAAACGAACTCGGAGAAAAACTCGACGAACTCCAAGAACTGAAAAATTCTTTAGTTCACGAAACCGACGATCTCAAAGTAAGAATGGATTCTCTTTCGGAGATTAAAGATTCTTCGGACGAACTCAGAAAAGAATTCGAAGAGCTGCAAAAAAGATCCTCAGATTGGGAAGATACGTTTACAAGACTTCTCGAAGCGGGTGAAAAAGCGCTTGAGATGGAAGAAACCTTCGGAGATCTCAGTTCGAGACTAGAAACCTTGGAATCCGTAAGAGAAGAAGTTAAGGGACTTTTTTCCGAAACCGATGCTCATAAGGAAGCGGCAAAAGGACTTACAAACAAACTTTATTCTTTACAAAGCGACGTAGAAATCCTCGAAGCGAGAGAAAAGGAAATCGCGGAGACCGTTCGTAAAACGGATGATCGGATCGAATCTTTGTTTCGTAAAAAGGAAGAGATCCGTTCCGTAGAAGCCAAGTTTGAAAAGATAGAAGACTTGATGGTCGACTTATCCGAAAGACACAAACAGATTTCCACTCTTCAACATAGAATGGAAGATCTAAAAACCGGAGCGCTTGTAGTTAAGGAGGATTTAGAAGGATTGCTCGGCGAGGCGGATGACAAGTTCGAAAAGTTATCCGGCTTTTTGGATGCGGTAGGCGCGGTTACGGAGGGAAGTCCGAAATCAAAAGACAATTCAAAGGATCATCTGATCCAGAGAAAAAAAGCGACGGTGCTGAATTTGTATCATAACTTTCAATGGCCTGCGGAAACGATCGCGGAAAAACTGAATTTAGAGACAGGTCTCGTGAATACGATTTTACAAAGCGAGTCTGCTAAGAAGAAATGA
- a CDS encoding ABC transporter ATP-binding protein, translating into MGTISVSHLSRSYSEKVAVSDLNFQIPKGRITGLLGPNGAGKTTTLRLLTGSLNPSSGSIRFGTQEFSENKIQIQKKIGYLPESSPVYSDLIVTEFLSFLARSKGISDTDLPEKIASVSKLLDLDDVQKHPISFLSKGYKQRVCLAGALIHDPEYIILDEPSSGLDPLQIGDLKQLIRALGKNKTILLSSHILQEVEEICDHILVLSEGKLIADANVHTISKSGGCLVFAETELQTFQNLFSEKKYEIALTGKREGSFFEFRIGSANIEPETIFTILKNANFKIRSLVPEKNSLESVFEKLTQVSEK; encoded by the coding sequence ATGGGAACGATATCCGTCAGCCACCTTTCTCGATCTTATTCCGAAAAAGTCGCGGTTTCCGATCTCAATTTTCAAATTCCAAAAGGTAGAATCACAGGATTGTTAGGTCCGAACGGAGCGGGAAAAACGACGACTCTTCGTCTTCTAACCGGTTCTTTAAATCCCAGCTCAGGATCGATTCGATTTGGAACTCAGGAATTTTCCGAAAACAAAATTCAGATTCAAAAAAAAATCGGATATCTGCCCGAATCCTCACCGGTGTATTCCGATCTGATTGTTACCGAATTCCTGTCTTTTTTAGCTAGATCCAAAGGAATTTCCGATACCGATCTCCCGGAAAAAATCGCATCCGTTTCTAAACTTTTAGATTTAGACGACGTACAAAAACATCCGATCTCGTTTCTTTCCAAGGGTTATAAACAAAGGGTTTGTTTGGCGGGAGCTCTCATTCACGATCCTGAATATATCATTTTGGACGAACCAAGCTCCGGTCTAGATCCGCTCCAAATCGGGGATTTAAAACAATTGATTCGTGCATTAGGAAAAAATAAAACGATTCTTCTTTCATCCCATATCCTTCAAGAAGTGGAGGAAATCTGCGATCATATCCTGGTCTTATCCGAGGGAAAACTCATCGCGGATGCGAACGTTCACACGATTTCCAAATCCGGAGGATGCCTTGTGTTTGCCGAAACCGAATTGCAAACGTTTCAAAATTTATTCTCTGAAAAAAAATACGAAATCGCACTCACCGGAAAAAGAGAAGGAAGTTTTTTCGAATTTAGAATCGGATCCGCAAACATAGAACCGGAAACTATTTTTACAATTCTAAAAAACGCGAATTTTAAAATCCGATCTCTCGTCCCTGAAAAGAATTCCTTAGAATCCGTCTTTGAAAAACTAACGCAAGTTTCTGAAAAATGA
- the lmtA gene encoding lipid A Kdo2 1-phosphate O-methyltransferase, with protein MALIEEFESQGNFLFRWRSYIPGIILILCIGLLPFYQFPGNSYTYHLYYQGICLTVSFLGLLVRSFVIGYAPARTSGRNTKEQVADLVNQEGIYSLIRHPLYLGNFLMYLGAVLFLKNFLIASIFILFFWVYYERIMFAEEQFLRKKFGEAYLSWANGVPAFLPKFSGYKKPALSFSIANVLKREYPSLFGILVIFSVFDLVAVYFNEPVSNLLEAIRLPQIVLFGGGLVFYILVRIIVKTTKLLHVEGR; from the coding sequence ATGGCTTTGATTGAAGAATTTGAATCTCAGGGGAATTTTCTATTTCGTTGGAGATCCTATATTCCAGGAATCATTTTGATTCTCTGCATCGGGCTTTTGCCTTTTTATCAGTTTCCTGGAAATTCTTACACATATCATCTATACTATCAGGGAATCTGTTTAACGGTTAGTTTTTTAGGTCTTTTGGTCCGGAGTTTTGTGATCGGCTACGCCCCCGCGAGAACCTCGGGAAGAAATACCAAAGAACAGGTCGCGGACTTAGTCAATCAGGAAGGAATTTATTCTCTCATTCGTCATCCTTTGTATCTCGGAAATTTTCTGATGTATTTGGGTGCGGTTCTTTTTCTAAAGAATTTTCTGATCGCCTCCATTTTCATTCTTTTTTTCTGGGTATATTATGAAAGAATCATGTTCGCGGAAGAACAATTCTTGCGTAAAAAATTCGGAGAAGCGTATTTGTCCTGGGCGAACGGGGTACCTGCGTTTCTTCCAAAATTCAGCGGTTATAAAAAACCCGCTCTTTCTTTTTCTATCGCCAACGTGCTCAAAAGAGAATACCCGAGTCTTTTCGGAATTTTAGTCATCTTCAGCGTATTCGATCTGGTTGCGGTTTATTTTAACGAACCGGTGAGCAATCTTCTCGAAGCAATTCGTCTTCCTCAGATCGTTCTCTTTGGGGGCGGACTTGTGTTTTACATTCTTGTCAGAATCATCGTTAAAACTACAAAACTTTTACATGTAGAGGGCCGTTAG
- a CDS encoding ABC transporter permease, with translation MNFSSTIRESFQNTKTIFLKEVSVYFNTPIGTVFASFFLFLTSFLFFFGLGEGSFWDFKTASMESYFLWVPILYVIFLPAISMRLWAEEERSGTLEILFTLSIRDFELVLGKFLAAWGFLGFVLSFTFLIPATILYLGDLDFGMTFAGYTGILLLGGANLALGSFVSSWTRDQISSYLFGLILCLFFFLMGYSPFLQFLGPDLANIVSFFSLSKHFEAFRLGILDSKEIFYYLSFDFLILYANVLILRSKR, from the coding sequence ATGAATTTTTCGAGCACAATCCGAGAATCCTTTCAAAATACAAAAACAATCTTTCTCAAAGAAGTTTCCGTATATTTCAACACTCCCATCGGAACGGTCTTTGCATCCTTCTTTTTGTTTCTGACTTCCTTTTTATTCTTCTTTGGATTAGGAGAAGGTTCCTTTTGGGATTTCAAAACCGCGAGTATGGAATCCTATTTTCTTTGGGTTCCAATTCTTTATGTTATCTTTTTACCGGCGATTTCGATGCGACTCTGGGCCGAGGAAGAACGTTCTGGAACATTAGAAATTCTTTTTACGCTTTCGATCCGAGACTTCGAACTTGTTCTCGGAAAATTCTTAGCAGCTTGGGGCTTTTTAGGATTTGTTCTCTCCTTTACATTTTTAATCCCCGCCACCATACTTTACTTAGGCGACCTCGATTTCGGAATGACGTTTGCGGGATATACGGGAATTTTACTTTTAGGAGGAGCCAATCTTGCGCTGGGAAGTTTTGTTTCCTCCTGGACGAGGGATCAGATCAGTTCTTACCTGTTCGGTTTGATTTTATGTTTGTTCTTTTTTCTTATGGGTTACAGCCCCTTTCTTCAATTTTTAGGACCGGATCTGGCAAATATCGTTTCGTTTTTTTCTCTTTCCAAACACTTTGAAGCGTTTCGTCTTGGGATTTTAGATTCGAAAGAAATTTTTTATTATCTCAGCTTTGATTTTTTGATTCTTTACGCGAACGTTCTCATTCTGAGGTCCAAACGATGA